From the genome of Mya arenaria isolate MELC-2E11 chromosome 5, ASM2691426v1:
ttatcataaagatatgTGTTGGAATCcctatatttcactgtttgacaagTGTATATAGATTTAGTGTGTCTGTCCGCATAAATTCTCGCGCCATCCTAGGTTAGATACtacttatattttatcattttaatttaacatacCAACGACTGGCTACACTCAGTTCAgatttatttgcaatatatttcttttaaattagtCATCAAATCCGTAGTTTTAAAGTTCCATTTCTTTTTTAGTCTAAAgttgaaaacaacaaaaggCGAGCAATTTCAATTCTCGTttgtattgcatgttttgaatTCTTCACATCTCTAATAACTCTTTGGAGAATAGTTTTCCATGATCAGAAGACAAACTGGACAAAACATCACATAGCGGTAAGTCTTTCCTAAATCGATAtgaattacatgttttaatgtaacAATATCTATGACACTCGTGTTATTAATATGATCGAGCTTAATATACATACTTGTTCATGTAATGGATGTGAAAAGACTTAAATTATCAACATATGCAGGTAATTAAGACAAACCCTAGTACATTTGTATTGGCTATTTTTAGACCGCTATCCTGCAGGTCGTGACCACTATCGGAGAGATATATTTGATCATGTATGCCCTTCCATTACTGGACAGTTTAAGGGCATGTTTAGTTCTAACAACACTACCAATTATTCCAAGCATCTGCCAGTTCCTGACTACAATTGGTCGGCTAAAAAGCAAGGGATGCATAAGAAaaggtttttttataaaactttgtgTAGCTGGTTTCCCGGTTTTGGCACTGGCAGGGAGTGTTTTCGTTTACATGAAGTGGCTATTACCATTTGATAGAAACCTAAAATGGTTGTTACCAACACTTTTGGTGTTTAAGTCAACATGCTATTTGGATACTTTCCTTTTCTTAAGAAGGAGAACTGCAAATTCTACACAAGAAACAACAGGGGAGTCAGATTCCCATTCGGATACAAGTGAAGCTAAGATAGAAGAGAAACAGTACAAAACCGAACATAAACCAGAATTTATACGATTAACTGTTCGTTGGTTCACATGCTTAATCTTTATCATTTCGATAGTGTTGAATTTAGATGTAAAACTACTCGAAACAAATTCAAATCCAGTACAACAATATGATAATGAAAAAGAGACATCGTATTCGACGAATGATTTTTACCAAACAATTTTCAATCATTTGATGGAGTTTTATGATACGTAtaagtttgaaattaaaataatgacatGCTCATTTGCAATTTCACAATTGGCTTCGCTTGCCTGTCGACTGTCAATGCAGCAATTTTCATTTGCGTTGCCACTCATTCTCACCCCGCCGTTATCGACAATTGCTGTTGTTAGACTTTCGTGCAATAACTTTCTTGAAAGTACCCAGTACAAGGTCGGAATAAATCTGACATGTTCTATGCCTGAAGACGATCAGTTGAAGTTGTTCATCGCGAGTGAGGCTTTGGCTTGGATTGCTGTTATCACCTTAACGTGGTACATTTGGGTTCCTCGGGTCGAAAGAATGGCAAAACTGGAAAGGTTCGTTAAAAAAGATTTAGTTATTTTACTCTTCTAAAGACTCATGCTAGAATAATATGTTAAGCAATATGATAAATCTATACCTAAAGTTGTGTTTACTTAGTCGGATGATGgccatatataaatacaatattgtataacaatacattttatttctaaaatctatactaatttcattaaacaaattattgtattaaataataaaaaaaagttcgaatatgtttatgaaaatgtcGAATGTTACGTTTCTTCTTTAGGTTGTTTTCTGGCagtatttatgattttttcttCCCCGATTTGAACATGCTCCTTCGACGGAGAAATGACCATGAAATTGGAGAGCTACATACCGATAGTGTACGATCGAATGATGATGTTCCAAAAGTCATCATCTGCGTAACAATGTGGCACGAAACATGCAAAGAAATGTGTCAGCTGCTTAAGTCTATTTGCAGGTTATTAAATAACGTgaccattatttgaatttagaAATTGACCTGTTTCTTTGATGTCGTTTCGCTATTCCAATAACACTGCAAgatttttattcatgtttttgtatCACCTTTTTACGTATAAGAATTCGATCAAATTTGTGGAGTGACGTTGTTTTGgaaatttcaaaaaattatattcattcCATAAATACATCGTTCTTTACTTATTAATAGCCTGATTATCCCTAAGATATTATGCATGCGTTGTTATTAGAATAGTTGGAATTCAATTtctattaacacatttttcagattagatctgcatttatcaattcGAGAGGAAGCCGACCACGTAAAAGAGGACGGAAACGGGGCAGACGGCGAGACACAAGACGCCGAAAAGAAAACACAAGACCCTGATAAAATTAACATTGAGGGTAAGCATACTGCACAAAGTATTCTAGGGGTATCaagtgtttgtgtgtgtttcaaAGTAAACGTCTGTTGAAATACATATGCAATAACATGGGggtttttaataatgaaaaatgtattcaaGGAGAACTCTTCTATTTCAGTTCAAATAGTATTTGACGATGCATTTTGCTCAACAAAAAACGGTCGTGAGGTTAATGAATATTTGCTCCAGTTTATGTCATGTTTGCAAAAGGCGGTTGGGTATGTAGTAAGTTTTATTCACGTGCTTAAACTGAAGTTGTGTTAGGGGTGTGTTTAGATGATAAATTGTGAGTAAAATTACTTGTGAgtcctagttttttatatagtatgtatgcaatgtttTTGGAATTCTGTGCTGTTTTTCCATCTTTCTTGTTGATGATTTTTggtttttatgttctatatcttaggcgtttacccagtgccattaaaccgggtatatgtgtaaactttttgctactgagcaatATATATTCAGACAAATAATATACAGAATTTTAAAGGAATGCCGGTTATATGTGTTTGCATCTCTTATTGATGAGAGTTAGTGTTGCAGTTTCCGGTTACCGTCAGGAACCGTATCACATCAAAAGAAGtccagtggcgtagctacatataggccttgtaggcctgggccaacaacgtttttgaaaaatgacaaaatggaAATTAACcccaaaaatgcaaaaaaaaaatatagctaatcaaacattttgaacaactcaaaagtttgttttatcttaaCCAAAGTTTGATGTTTATTAAAACTACAAGTAGGGTgttttgcttgattttattgtaatcattgcaaatatagttaagtgtgtgtaaaGCACATACAAACGTCCCCAAACTCACAGAGAACCATCGGGCATACAAGTTGTTTAGGTCTAGTTACGCCCCTGAAGTCATATTCGTATGATATCATATTcgtatgaaacatatttttacaaacagcTCCGTGTTGAAAGACAATGAGCTCTTGAACTGGAATAAAACATTCCAAAAGAAAATGACCCAGACACCTTATGGCGGACAACTCATGATACAACTCCCAGGCGGTACACAGATGATGGTGCATTTGAAGGATAAGAAAAAGATAAGGGCCAGAAAACGATGGTCCCAGGTAACAACCGTTATATACGACATGAGTTGACAACAGTTTATTGATATCGTTTGtgagtgcgtgtgtgtgtatttgCGAACGTGCATGCATGTAAGTGAGTGGTAGCATTGTATTGTTTCTGTATTGTCTGTTCGTTTGTGTTTCATTTGTTGCTAGTACGTTGTGTAACGTAACGAGAGCATGCACGGTTTATGGCTACTTAAcgtatccctgtagtttccaatgttttAATAGCTTAATTGATATAGTAGTCAGGTTGTATTAACAAGTATAATATACTTAATATCTACTATCtgcataaaattattttagctAGAAAACCtgtaagaatattttatcagttttatttcatagttgtgtttttccattttattttcatttggcTTGTTCTTTTCCTTTTTCATCACAGgtgatgtacatgtactatTGTTTGCTGTACAAAATGGGAAAGACGTATCCAGATACGATCAAAGACGAGGCaggtttttatgtttttgattgtaTTAATCGTTGtgcatttttgttgaaaaattatCCAAAAAAAGTATATCATTACTTTTTGTGCGCTATTTTGTCAACGTAAattttaatttccatttttaatttattttatgatgaatcttatttcaaaaacaGCTGAAGAAAACATTCATTCTAACCCTTGACGGTGATGTAGACTTTGAACCGAAGTCAGTCCTACGGATGATGGATCGAATGAAGATGAACAGCCGTGTCGCAGCAGTTTGTGGCAGAATTCATCCTATAGGATCAGGTCGTTAGCTTTTAACaactttattgacaaaaatataaatatgcatttacgttaaatatgcattaaaacacGATGATTACCttttaattgtcattttataGCTTATTGCCAATACTGTTTTAAAgttcatttcttttctttttaaatttaacatcaaTTCACTTCAGGTCCAATGGTGTGGTACCAACAGTTCGAATATGCTGTCGGCCACTGGCTTCAAAAGGCATGCGAACATATCTTTGGTTCTGTGCTATGTTGCCCTGGATGCTTTTCTATATTTCGAGCATCTGCCCTCGTTGACGATAACGTCTTGAAAACGTACACTAAAGAGCCAGAGGAGGGAAAACACCTTGTGCAGTTTGAACAAGGCGAAGATAGATGGCTTTGCACTCTTCTCATTAAACGAGGATACAAGATAGATTACTGCGCAGCCTCAGATGCAAAAACGTTTGCGCCAGATAACTTTTGGGACTTTTTTGTACAAAGACGGCGCTGGTCACCATCAACAATGGCAAATATGATGGACTTGGTTCTTTCTTGGAAACAAATAGTCGAATACAACAGAGAAATCAACCATTTCTTTATGCTATATCAATTGGTGCTGGTTATAACAAGTGTGTTAGCTCCTGGAATTGTCCTTGTTATGATAGCAGGGTCATTTAGTTCAGTATTGAGCCTACCGCCATGGCATGCCTTTTTCGTAGCCGTGACTCCGGTAGTTTTGTTCGCAGTTTTATGTCTGGCAGTAACTCAGAAAAAGCAACTCCTTGTGGCCGCAATACTAAGCACAGCATATACGTTTGTAATGGTTATTGTGACCATCGgcatgattttaaacattgtgaGCGAGACAGTTCTTTCTCCTACCGTGATTTTCCTTATATTTGTCGGTCTAGTATTCTTGATATCAGCTTTGCTTCACCCTCAAGAGTTCACATGTTTGTTTCCTGGCTTGCTATATTACGTTTCTGTGCcttcaacatatatttttctgaCCGTATTTTATATGTGCAATTTGCATGACATCAGTTGGGGTACTCGAGAATCCAAATCTCCATCATCCCAATCGGAAGGAGACAGTGGAAATAAGAAATCGCTTATGCGTTTGCTTCTCACTCTTGTTCAACATTTCCTGCAAGAAAAAATCGCTGAAATTAACTCCAATGGTTCAATTTTGGACCAGATTGAGAGACAACAAAGCGAACAACAAGGGGAAATGATAAATTATGCAGACGATTGCTACTggataaaaacacaaataacagaCTCaaatcaaaaatttaaaaaatacatactcAACAAAGATGAGAAAACATTTTGGACGTATACAATTAACAAATACCTGAAGCCACTTGAAAGCAATAAGAAACTTCAAGAAAAATTTAATCGTGAATTAATTTCGTTGAGGAACAACTGCGTGTACGGTTTCTTTATCGTGAACTTTATGCTCTCATTAGCACTGTTGCAATTACAAGTAAGCAAGGAAAGTTTAGATGGGTTTTATATCGCGGGAAAATATGAACCATTATCAGTACTTTTCCTGtctatttttgcaattttactTTTGACCCAATTCATTTTTATGCTTTCCCATCGATGGAGAACGTTCTGCCATTTTATTTCGAGCACTGAGGTGTTTGGGTGCTTCTGTTCAAAACGAACAAAGACTAAAGCGCAAATATTCCAAGAACACTTGAAGGAGATTGAGCATGATTTGGAGGAAGATGAAGAAGCAGGTGAGCCACCGGTTGATCACATGAATGAGCCTGTTGTTAGTTATGACGACTTTGAGTGTGAAACGGTCGCTGATACGGCATCATCTTCATCAAGTACACCAAACTCAAGGAAGTTCAATATTTATCGTCACAGAATACACACTGTTCGCAAAGAAAAGCAACATAGACTGCCGATTGACGCTAATATGTACCGCCGAGGCGGTGATCAAGTTGAACGATCTTTTTTAAGACCTGGCGTGAAATACCCTAACAATAATTTTTACGAGGACAAAGACAATAAGTGATAATAAACTCCGCATTTAAAGAAACAACGGAAGTCACATCATAAggcaaacatgtttttctgCATTGAACTGTTTTCTTTTCCTTTAAAAGTATGCCTCATAATATAGCACTTAAAGAATCTGCTAAAAACCTcgtgtttaaaactgttttgattttgattttgctTCATATTCATATCTGAACAACATCtgtaaatgtgaatatgtttgtattgtatgtacggttttaattatttgtaaggttcattaaataaaacatgcacaCATTTCCATTTTACAGTTGTTGCTTTTGAAAACACAATGTCGAATGATAAAGAATAGATGAACATTGTAAGACGAATAGAAGTGTTAGTTTAGACTTTTCAGTACCAATCATATCAAACAAGATATTATCTCTCggaaaaactacatgtata
Proteins encoded in this window:
- the LOC128235881 gene encoding chitin synthase chs-2-like codes for the protein MQAPNGLREAPSSQSRQTNSRQPPSGQSTPQSLLKKSGEENCSPLESACVNIGPIGEQDDLQGISEIWNIPRETKTKENKSLKCDDTFLKMCRIVLFFVLTLLLVSCGILHKLYFLTLLNNLSQSKVENNKRRAISILVCIACFEFFTSLITLWRIVFHDQKTNWTKHHIATAILQVVTTIGEIYLIMYALPLLDSLRACLVLTTLPIIPSICQFLTTIGRLKSKGCIRKGFFIKLCVAGFPVLALAGSVFVYMKWLLPFDRNLKWLLPTLLVFKSTCYLDTFLFLRRRTANSTQETTGESDSHSDTSEAKIEEKQYKTEHKPEFIRLTVRWFTCLIFIISIVLNLDVKLLETNSNPVQQYDNEKETSYSTNDFYQTIFNHLMEFYDTYKFEIKIMTCSFAISQLASLACRLSMQQFSFALPLILTPPLSTIAVVRLSCNNFLESTQYKVGINLTCSMPEDDQLKLFIASEALAWIAVITLTWYIWVPRVERMAKLERLFSGSIYDFFFPDLNMLLRRRNDHEIGELHTDSVRSNDDVPKVIICVTMWHETCKEMCQLLKSICRLDLHLSIREEADHVKEDGNGADGETQDAEKKTQDPDKINIEVQIVFDDAFCSTKNGREVNEYLLQFMSCLQKAVGSVLKDNELLNWNKTFQKKMTQTPYGGQLMIQLPGGTQMMVHLKDKKKIRARKRWSQVMYMYYCLLYKMGKTYPDTIKDELKKTFILTLDGDVDFEPKSVLRMMDRMKMNSRVAAVCGRIHPIGSGPMVWYQQFEYAVGHWLQKACEHIFGSVLCCPGCFSIFRASALVDDNVLKTYTKEPEEGKHLVQFEQGEDRWLCTLLIKRGYKIDYCAASDAKTFAPDNFWDFFVQRRRWSPSTMANMMDLVLSWKQIVEYNREINHFFMLYQLVLVITSVLAPGIVLVMIAGSFSSVLSLPPWHAFFVAVTPVVLFAVLCLAVTQKKQLLVAAILSTAYTFVMVIVTIGMILNIVSETVLSPTVIFLIFVGLVFLISALLHPQEFTCLFPGLLYYVSVPSTYIFLTVFYMCNLHDISWGTRESKSPSSQSEGDSGNKKSLMRLLLTLVQHFLQEKIAEINSNGSILDQIERQQSEQQGEMINYADDCYWIKTQITDSNQKFKKYILNKDEKTFWTYTINKYLKPLESNKKLQEKFNRELISLRNNCVYGFFIVNFMLSLALLQLQVSKESLDGFYIAGKYEPLSVLFLSIFAILLLTQFIFMLSHRWRTFCHFISSTEVFGCFCSKRTKTKAQIFQEHLKEIEHDLEEDEEAGEPPVDHMNEPVVSYDDFECETVADTASSSSSTPNSRKFNIYRHRIHTVRKEKQHRLPIDANMYRRGGDQVERSFLRPGVKYPNNNFYEDKDNK